One candidate division KSB1 bacterium DNA segment encodes these proteins:
- a CDS encoding class I fructose-bisphosphate aldolase encodes MASKVTDILGAQAGDLLTYTCKGISKDQLHLPGGDFVDRVYSLSDRSNGVLVNLQRLFSSGRMQGSGYVSILPIDQGIEHSGAASFAPNPIYFDPSNICELAMAGGCNAVASTLGVLGMVSRRYAHKIPFIVKLNHNELLSYPNKADQIEFGTIEQAFDMGAAGVGATIYFGSDESARQIQEVRVMFEEAHRLGMFTVLWCYLRNSAFKQADKDYHVSADLSGQANHLGVTIEADIIKQKAPENNGGYNALPNFGKTHKKVYGELVPDHPIEWTRWQVVNCYMGRAGLINSGGASGKNDLQDAVKTAVINKRAGGMGLISGRKAFQKPMKDGVELLNAIQDVYLDKTVTIA; translated from the coding sequence ATGGCATCTAAGGTCACCGACATACTTGGCGCACAGGCAGGCGATCTGCTGACCTACACCTGCAAAGGGATCAGCAAAGACCAACTGCATCTGCCGGGCGGCGATTTTGTAGATCGGGTGTACTCGTTGAGCGACCGTTCCAACGGCGTGCTGGTCAATCTGCAACGGCTGTTTTCATCGGGTCGGATGCAGGGATCGGGCTATGTCTCGATTCTGCCGATTGATCAGGGCATCGAGCATTCGGGCGCGGCGTCCTTCGCGCCCAACCCGATCTACTTCGATCCGTCGAATATTTGTGAACTGGCGATGGCGGGCGGCTGCAATGCGGTGGCCTCGACACTGGGCGTCCTGGGCATGGTTAGCCGGCGCTACGCGCACAAGATTCCGTTCATCGTCAAGCTCAATCACAATGAGTTGCTGAGCTACCCGAACAAAGCCGATCAGATCGAGTTCGGTACGATCGAACAGGCGTTTGACATGGGCGCGGCGGGCGTCGGCGCGACGATTTATTTTGGTTCGGATGAATCCGCGCGGCAGATTCAGGAAGTGCGGGTCATGTTTGAGGAAGCGCATCGCCTCGGCATGTTCACGGTGCTCTGGTGTTATCTGCGGAATTCCGCGTTCAAGCAGGCGGACAAGGATTATCACGTCTCGGCGGATTTGAGCGGTCAGGCGAATCATCTCGGCGTGACGATTGAGGCGGACATCATCAAGCAGAAGGCTCCGGAGAACAACGGCGGATATAATGCGCTGCCGAACTTCGGCAAGACGCACAAGAAGGTTTACGGTGAACTGGTTCCGGATCATCCGATCGAGTGGACGCGTTGGCAGGTGGTGAATTGCTACATGGGACGCGCGGGACTGATCAATTCCGGCGGTGCGTCGGGCAAGAACGATCTGCAAGACGCGGTCAAGACCGCCGTCATCAACAAGCGCGCAGGCGGCATGGGTCTGATCAGCGGCCGGAAGGCGTTTCAGAAGCCGATGAAAGATGGAGTGGAGCTGTTGAACGCGATTCAGGACGTGTATCTGGACAAAACGGTGACGATCGCGTAG
- the dinB gene encoding DNA polymerase IV produces MNHKIIFLLDMDQFFVAVEMLHYPHLRGKAVSVGGGLSGRGVVSTASYEARRYGVRSGMSSLEALRLCPHLIFVKPDFDKYATVSKRVFKLLRTYTDRVEPVSVDEAFMDVTDICRDEDAIERLATKIKQEIRTQEGVTATIGAGANRYVAKMSSGLRKPDGFTYLPPDRVADAYRNLPVGDLYGVGPATRAALERLGIRTIGQLATFPESVLKQRFGKFGPELSARARGEGSDVVSPPDEQPDEKSVSNESTFSRDLKSEFEVLARLHDQCERVARRARAAGMTGKTVTLKLRYAGFETVMHSRKLHRYVQNETDLYPVAARLFSEVYQNERPVRLIGIGISDLLPADRIQQQDLFVESRDTSQIAGVFDDIKDKFGDDVIGYGTALVSGKGLLRAGTHRGMRSFNPFHAPNGV; encoded by the coding sequence ATGAACCATAAGATCATCTTTCTTCTCGACATGGATCAGTTCTTCGTCGCCGTCGAGATGCTGCATTATCCGCATCTGCGCGGTAAAGCCGTTTCCGTCGGCGGCGGATTGAGTGGCCGCGGCGTCGTGAGCACGGCCTCCTACGAGGCCCGGCGCTACGGCGTGCGCTCGGGCATGAGTTCGCTCGAAGCGTTGCGACTCTGCCCACATCTGATCTTTGTGAAGCCGGACTTCGACAAGTACGCCACGGTCTCCAAGCGTGTGTTCAAGCTGCTGCGCACGTACACCGATCGCGTGGAGCCGGTGTCCGTCGATGAGGCATTTATGGACGTGACAGATATCTGTCGGGATGAAGACGCGATCGAACGGTTGGCAACGAAGATCAAACAGGAAATTCGCACGCAAGAGGGCGTTACCGCCACAATCGGAGCGGGCGCCAACCGTTATGTTGCCAAGATGTCCAGCGGGTTGCGCAAGCCCGATGGATTTACTTACCTGCCTCCGGACCGCGTGGCCGACGCCTATCGCAACCTGCCGGTCGGAGACCTGTACGGTGTCGGCCCAGCCACGCGCGCGGCTCTGGAGCGGCTCGGAATTCGCACCATCGGTCAGCTTGCCACATTCCCCGAGTCCGTTCTAAAACAGCGCTTCGGCAAGTTCGGCCCCGAGCTCTCCGCCCGCGCGCGCGGCGAAGGCAGCGACGTCGTGAGTCCGCCCGATGAGCAGCCGGACGAAAAATCGGTCAGCAACGAGAGTACATTCAGCAGGGACCTGAAGTCCGAATTCGAGGTGCTGGCGCGGCTGCATGACCAATGTGAGCGAGTCGCACGCCGCGCGCGGGCCGCGGGCATGACCGGAAAGACCGTGACGCTGAAACTGCGCTATGCCGGATTCGAGACGGTCATGCACAGCCGCAAACTGCACCGCTACGTGCAAAATGAGACAGACCTCTACCCCGTCGCCGCCAGACTATTCTCCGAGGTGTACCAGAACGAACGACCGGTGCGCCTGATCGGGATCGGTATTTCCGACCTGCTGCCCGCCGACCGCATTCAACAACAAGATTTGTTCGTCGAAAGCCGCGACACCAGCCAGATCGCGGGAGTCTTCGACGACATCAAGGACAAATTCGGCGACGACGTGATCGGCTACGGAACGGCCCTCGTGAGCGGCAAGGGTTTGCTGCGCGCCGGCACGCATCGCGGCATGCGATCGTTCAATCCGTTTCACGCGCCGAATGGCGTGTAG
- a CDS encoding S8 family peptidase, whose product MMLSLATLAGARVSDQWATCEYLTGRMIVDLTVDIGPRIPALDQSGIVQLGLPEFDALCREFEVSSCFRLVPDESLDRLRVPPDLYRTYVLIFRAEYPVLNVIDRFAEVGYVNFAMPDLLYRADRTPNDPRWNSQYDKRIMGEDLAWDISTGSRDIIVAGIDTGVDWNHPDLALDPAHPELWHILWVNPDEDLDSDDVCYDYTDYPGDTEDINGWDDGENGYEDDFLGWDFIRNIGGCASGEDCDANMDNDMFGMEAHGTHVAGIMACHGNNGVGCAGASWVGRLMCLRAGFLNSQGNGLMPESATTPAIVYAAANGAKIINMSYGGPGFSSPQQQALNSAWAQGCMNFGASGNDGVESIHYPAGYENVIAVNATDQNDVLASWSNRGTWTEMCAPGVSIMSTVIDGYQAYDGTSMASPNAGGCAALIWSIFPTLTNAELRDLMFETCEDISDENPSIQPPTKLGHGRASARNAIAQFFPRLSLTDLTVNDASGGDSDGRLESGESGQVVLTCANEAGWADGVDITMIVTSGDPNVSVSNGEITLGNVPAGQSINNQSNPVVLTIGALELNLAYDAELSVEFEAPNGYHQVMSTTVRLGRASVLLVDDDVDALYDVNYGAGLTDAAVSWDVWHANLDGAVTDVELMHYTTVLWSCGDDSLTSLTAAEQTGITNYLNAGRNLILAGQYIDEDLRDAPFYADVLHAQSEQLNGDRRVLGATGNPISDGLSLLLQGSCSSNGQRSPSRILPTNGGEELMDYQNGGIAAVSYSGAYKLAYFAFALEAACGNSGTDSYGDVLQRVLTWMEVQDVPADRPGELPSSVELHGNYPNPFNPTTTIEFALPSAAHVKLTVFDVLGRDVATLVDDALTAGMHRLEFNGTNLASGVYFARLEAGSVVQSAKMVLMK is encoded by the coding sequence ATGATGCTTTCACTCGCAACGCTGGCGGGTGCTCGGGTATCGGATCAATGGGCAACGTGCGAATACCTGACTGGCCGGATGATCGTCGATTTGACGGTCGATATCGGGCCGCGAATCCCGGCCCTCGACCAGAGTGGCATTGTGCAGCTCGGGCTGCCGGAATTCGACGCCCTCTGTCGCGAATTTGAAGTGAGCAGCTGCTTCCGTCTCGTTCCCGACGAATCGCTGGATCGCTTGCGGGTTCCGCCCGATCTATATCGGACCTACGTGCTGATCTTCCGTGCGGAGTATCCGGTTCTGAATGTGATTGATCGCTTCGCCGAGGTCGGGTATGTGAATTTCGCGATGCCGGACTTGCTGTACCGTGCGGATCGCACGCCTAACGATCCGCGCTGGAATTCGCAGTACGACAAGCGCATCATGGGCGAAGACCTGGCGTGGGATATTTCCACGGGGTCGCGCGACATCATCGTGGCCGGCATCGACACTGGCGTGGACTGGAATCATCCCGACCTTGCCTTGGATCCCGCCCATCCGGAATTATGGCATATTCTCTGGGTGAATCCGGACGAAGATCTCGACAGCGACGACGTCTGCTATGACTACACGGACTATCCGGGAGACACCGAGGACATCAACGGCTGGGATGACGGCGAGAACGGCTATGAGGACGATTTTCTGGGTTGGGATTTCATTCGCAATATCGGCGGTTGCGCGTCAGGCGAAGACTGCGACGCGAACATGGACAACGACATGTTCGGGATGGAGGCGCACGGAACGCACGTCGCCGGCATCATGGCCTGTCATGGCAATAACGGCGTCGGCTGCGCGGGAGCGTCTTGGGTAGGCCGACTGATGTGCTTGCGCGCGGGCTTCCTGAATAGTCAGGGCAACGGCTTGATGCCGGAGAGCGCGACCACTCCGGCGATCGTTTACGCGGCGGCCAACGGTGCGAAGATCATCAATATGTCCTACGGCGGTCCGGGATTCTCCAGCCCGCAGCAGCAGGCCTTGAATTCGGCCTGGGCGCAGGGCTGCATGAACTTCGGGGCCTCGGGAAACGACGGCGTCGAGAGCATTCACTATCCGGCCGGCTATGAAAACGTGATCGCCGTGAATGCGACGGACCAGAACGATGTGTTAGCGAGCTGGTCAAATCGCGGCACGTGGACGGAGATGTGCGCGCCGGGTGTGAGCATTATGAGCACGGTGATCGACGGCTATCAGGCCTATGACGGCACGTCGATGGCCAGTCCGAATGCCGGCGGCTGCGCCGCGTTGATTTGGTCGATCTTCCCGACCTTGACCAACGCCGAACTGCGTGACCTGATGTTTGAGACCTGCGAAGACATCTCGGACGAGAACCCGAGCATTCAACCGCCGACGAAGCTTGGTCACGGCCGCGCCAGCGCGCGGAATGCCATTGCGCAATTTTTCCCGCGCCTGTCGTTGACCGACTTGACCGTGAACGACGCCAGCGGTGGTGACAGCGACGGACGTCTGGAGAGCGGCGAATCCGGTCAGGTGGTGTTGACCTGCGCGAACGAAGCGGGTTGGGCGGACGGCGTCGATATCACGATGATCGTTACCTCCGGCGATCCCAATGTGTCGGTCAGTAACGGTGAGATCACGCTGGGCAATGTTCCGGCCGGTCAATCGATCAACAATCAGTCGAATCCTGTTGTGCTCACGATTGGCGCGCTGGAGTTGAATCTGGCCTATGATGCAGAACTATCCGTTGAATTTGAGGCGCCGAACGGTTATCATCAAGTCATGTCAACCACGGTCCGCTTGGGCCGCGCGAGTGTGCTGCTGGTCGATGACGACGTGGACGCGCTGTATGATGTGAACTACGGAGCGGGCTTGACCGATGCGGCAGTGAGTTGGGATGTCTGGCATGCCAATCTCGACGGAGCAGTCACGGATGTCGAACTCATGCACTACACAACAGTACTCTGGAGTTGCGGCGACGACTCGCTGACGAGCCTGACCGCTGCCGAACAAACCGGCATCACGAACTACCTGAATGCCGGTCGCAACCTGATTTTGGCCGGGCAGTACATCGACGAGGACTTGCGTGATGCGCCGTTCTATGCGGACGTGTTGCACGCGCAAAGTGAGCAGTTAAACGGCGATCGTCGCGTACTCGGCGCGACGGGCAACCCGATTTCCGACGGCCTTAGCTTGCTGTTGCAGGGTTCGTGCTCGTCGAACGGGCAGCGCAGTCCGTCGCGGATTCTGCCGACGAATGGCGGCGAGGAGTTGATGGACTATCAGAATGGCGGCATCGCAGCGGTGTCTTATTCCGGCGCCTACAAGCTGGCCTACTTTGCCTTCGCGTTGGAAGCAGCGTGCGGAAACTCGGGGACGGACAGCTACGGCGATGTGCTGCAACGCGTGCTGACGTGGATGGAAGTGCAGGATGTCCCGGCGGATCGTCCGGGCGAACTGCCTTCCTCGGTCGAGCTGCACGGCAACTATCCGAATCCGTTCAACCCGACCACGACTATCGAATTCGCCTTGCCGTCGGCCGCCCATGTCAAGCTGACCGTGTTTGATGTGCTGGGTCGCGACGTGGCGACGCTGGTGGACGACGCGCTGACCGCCGGAATGCACAGGCTTGAGTTCAACGGTACGAATCTGGCGAGCGGTGTCTATTTCGCGCGGCTCGAGGCCGGTTCGGTCGTGCAGTCGGCCAAAATGGTGTTGATGAAGTAG
- the pilQ gene encoding type IV pilus secretin PilQ, giving the protein MKARVGYALGLIAVLAVMVPAMAQSGYVRESSGRISMNVEESDIRTVLRSISEFSGMNIVAGSEVKGPVTVLLHDVPWRDALNNILRMNDFVAVEDNGIIRVSTHKDFNASAKLEPLQTDVFPVKYARAEKLAITLSKLLTERGKAQADVRANSLIVTDIPRVVLRLDSVIRELDQPTGQVLIEAKIIEVDTKSARELGIDWSLGNLYNPLSNTRAGGEVDLGVRDPAGSFTFGRLENGVELQAAISALEENNKAEILSQPSVLINDNESAKVMSGKRIPINVLDLSGNLITQFYDVAVKLTVTPQIIPGGDVLMTLNPEVSDLSGEATVAGGIIILTSEVNTTLMVKDGETVVIGGVIRSKDGLLERRVPLLHAIPLFGKLFSYSAKTLDKTEILVFVTPRVIPAKMAVK; this is encoded by the coding sequence ATGAAAGCAAGAGTTGGGTACGCATTGGGCTTGATCGCGGTGCTGGCGGTAATGGTGCCGGCCATGGCCCAATCGGGATACGTTCGCGAGAGCAGCGGTCGGATCTCGATGAACGTCGAGGAATCGGACATCCGCACAGTGCTGCGCAGCATTTCTGAGTTTTCGGGGATGAACATCGTCGCGGGTTCGGAGGTGAAGGGTCCGGTCACGGTGCTCTTGCATGACGTGCCGTGGCGTGACGCGCTGAACAACATCCTGCGGATGAACGATTTCGTGGCGGTCGAGGATAACGGGATCATTCGCGTGTCCACGCACAAGGATTTCAACGCCTCGGCCAAGCTCGAACCGTTGCAGACGGACGTATTTCCGGTAAAGTACGCCCGCGCGGAAAAACTGGCGATCACGCTGAGCAAGCTGTTGACCGAGCGCGGCAAGGCTCAGGCCGACGTGCGGGCGAATTCGCTCATTGTGACCGACATTCCGCGGGTGGTGCTGCGTTTGGACTCCGTGATTCGCGAGCTGGACCAGCCGACGGGGCAGGTCTTGATTGAAGCGAAGATCATCGAAGTGGACACCAAGAGCGCGCGCGAGCTGGGGATCGACTGGTCCCTCGGCAATCTGTACAATCCGCTCTCCAATACGCGGGCGGGCGGCGAGGTGGATCTCGGTGTGCGCGATCCGGCCGGCAGTTTCACATTCGGTCGACTGGAGAATGGAGTCGAATTGCAGGCCGCCATCAGCGCGCTGGAGGAGAATAACAAGGCCGAGATTTTGTCGCAGCCATCGGTGCTGATCAACGACAATGAATCCGCGAAGGTGATGTCGGGGAAACGCATCCCGATCAATGTGCTGGATTTGTCTGGCAATCTGATCACGCAGTTCTACGACGTGGCGGTGAAGCTGACGGTGACGCCTCAGATCATCCCGGGCGGAGACGTATTGATGACGTTGAATCCCGAGGTCTCGGACCTCTCGGGCGAGGCGACCGTTGCCGGTGGCATCATCATCCTGACCAGCGAGGTGAATACGACGCTGATGGTGAAGGACGGTGAGACCGTAGTCATCGGTGGCGTGATTCGCTCGAAGGATGGACTGCTGGAGCGGCGGGTACCGCTGCTTCACGCGATCCCGTTATTCGGCAAGCTGTTCAGCTACTCAGCGAAAACGTTGGACAAGACCGAGATTCTGGTGTTCGTAACGCCGCGTGTGATTCCGGCCAAGATGGCAGTGAAGTAG
- the pilO gene encoding type 4a pilus biogenesis protein PilO, with amino-acid sequence MAINLRNQTTQKWIIVCTLTFGVVYAYLNFVHTPRADRIAKIATDIDRETELLAKGKRIAANFRTVEDDYARLMQSWQIAQELLPTQREMEGLLKSITLAGQENDLNFLLFRPQDPLEQAYYWENPIQIKTRSTTHNLGEFMSAVAALDRIVNVSNLKLTAYKPAKGRSHETVDAEFVATIYIFKSLGSPVTVESREEESKGQQRPGQKKPKGGA; translated from the coding sequence ATGGCCATCAATCTAAGAAATCAGACCACTCAGAAGTGGATCATCGTCTGTACGTTGACCTTCGGCGTGGTTTACGCCTATCTGAATTTCGTGCATACACCGCGGGCGGACCGGATCGCAAAGATCGCGACCGATATCGACCGCGAGACGGAGCTGCTGGCAAAGGGGAAGCGCATCGCCGCAAACTTCCGGACCGTGGAAGACGACTATGCGCGTCTCATGCAGAGCTGGCAGATCGCTCAGGAGCTGTTGCCGACGCAGCGCGAAATGGAGGGTCTGCTGAAGAGCATCACGCTGGCGGGTCAGGAGAATGACTTGAACTTCCTGCTGTTTCGTCCGCAGGACCCGCTGGAGCAGGCGTACTACTGGGAGAATCCGATTCAGATCAAGACGCGCTCCACGACCCATAATCTCGGCGAGTTCATGTCCGCGGTGGCGGCTCTGGACCGGATAGTGAATGTGTCGAATCTGAAGCTGACGGCGTACAAGCCCGCGAAAGGTCGCAGCCACGAGACGGTGGACGCGGAATTCGTCGCCACCATCTATATCTTCAAGAGCCTCGGTTCGCCGGTCACGGTAGAGTCGAGGGAGGAAGAGAGCAAGGGGCAGCAACGACCCGGCCAGAAGAAGCCGAAGGGGGGTGCGTAA
- the pilM gene encoding type IV pilus assembly protein PilM produces MTRRTKVGIGIDVGSSGVQLAVLRTGKTGIAVDCVDSRSLPHDAVVEGTVMDSQLVCDKISELLQEHKLRGKPVALSVAGRRVMIKRISTEEMSDEELKSAILFEAKSNLPFDLSEVSLDFAKLGQDSESGRMDVLLVAAKNDRVFDAVEPIAWAGARPTILEAEPFALQAALSEAGYLDENLVVAAIQIGFQSTDVTTFDHAQFESTRSFNIGGKSYVEGLMREQGIPFDKATALLGKSQHSEEEREAVLAVARRVAEKIAEQIERGLPSHFGAIADHPVDRVVLCGGGAHLPLLEASLRTRLGCEVETANPFRNLELKSGSAGDAPPENAPQYTAAIGLALRALTDDHFGFNLLLPQDRPGARTASYAGAGTIVPIVGISAVILGMAIAHIAQENQLTDLNRQLAEVKSEADVYRDKIALVEDLTAKRADVSARIDVISDLDKNRFARIKLLQLVNDALPELTWITSLAEVQTPRGPGMNVAGVTSSNLKVSQLMSNLLKVEGVRGVDLLVSEQGMIADVAVTNFTLQCGYPGLGLSPKTQPKPENLLAKGAAALKAKRKAEDELKKETSK; encoded by the coding sequence ATGACGCGACGCACAAAGGTTGGAATTGGCATTGACGTCGGCAGCTCGGGCGTGCAGCTTGCCGTCTTGCGCACGGGGAAGACCGGAATCGCGGTGGACTGCGTCGATTCCCGGAGTCTGCCCCACGATGCCGTCGTAGAGGGCACGGTGATGGACTCGCAGCTCGTGTGTGACAAGATTTCCGAGCTGTTGCAGGAGCACAAGCTGCGCGGCAAGCCGGTGGCGCTTTCGGTCGCCGGGCGGCGCGTCATGATCAAGCGGATCTCCACGGAAGAGATGAGCGATGAGGAGTTGAAATCCGCCATTCTGTTCGAGGCAAAGAGCAATCTGCCGTTTGACTTGAGCGAAGTCTCTTTGGACTTCGCGAAGTTGGGTCAGGATAGTGAATCGGGTCGGATGGACGTCCTGCTGGTCGCGGCGAAGAACGATCGTGTGTTCGACGCGGTGGAGCCGATCGCGTGGGCGGGGGCGCGGCCGACGATCCTTGAAGCGGAGCCGTTCGCGCTGCAGGCGGCCTTGTCGGAGGCCGGGTATCTCGACGAAAACCTTGTGGTGGCGGCGATCCAGATTGGATTCCAATCGACGGACGTTACTACTTTCGACCACGCGCAATTCGAGAGCACGCGCAGCTTCAATATCGGCGGCAAGTCCTATGTCGAAGGGCTGATGCGTGAGCAGGGCATTCCGTTTGACAAGGCGACGGCGCTGTTGGGGAAGTCGCAGCATAGCGAGGAAGAGCGCGAAGCCGTGCTGGCCGTGGCGCGGCGCGTTGCCGAGAAGATCGCGGAGCAGATCGAGCGCGGGTTGCCCTCGCACTTCGGGGCGATCGCGGATCACCCGGTGGATCGGGTGGTGCTGTGCGGCGGCGGGGCGCACCTGCCGTTGCTGGAGGCGTCCCTGCGCACGCGGCTGGGCTGCGAGGTGGAGACGGCGAATCCGTTCCGCAATCTGGAACTGAAGTCCGGGAGCGCGGGCGATGCCCCGCCGGAGAATGCGCCTCAATATACCGCGGCGATCGGCTTGGCCTTGCGAGCGTTGACCGACGACCATTTTGGATTCAATCTGCTGTTGCCGCAGGATCGTCCGGGCGCCCGGACGGCCAGCTATGCCGGCGCCGGCACCATCGTTCCGATCGTGGGCATCTCGGCGGTGATTCTCGGGATGGCGATCGCGCACATCGCGCAGGAGAATCAGCTGACCGACTTGAATCGGCAGTTGGCCGAAGTGAAGTCCGAGGCCGACGTGTACCGGGACAAGATCGCGCTGGTTGAGGATTTGACGGCGAAGCGCGCGGACGTATCGGCGCGCATTGACGTGATCTCGGATCTGGACAAGAACCGCTTCGCCCGGATCAAGCTGCTCCAGCTCGTCAACGACGCGCTGCCGGAACTGACGTGGATCACGTCGCTTGCGGAAGTGCAGACTCCCCGCGGTCCGGGCATGAACGTGGCGGGAGTGACGAGCTCGAATCTGAAAGTCTCGCAGCTCATGAGCAACCTGTTGAAAGTGGAGGGTGTGCGCGGAGTCGACTTGTTGGTCAGCGAGCAGGGGATGATTGCGGATGTGGCGGTGACGAATTTCACCTTACAGTGCGGGTATCCGGGATTGGGCTTGTCGCCGAAGACGCAGCCGAAGCCGGAGAACCTGCTGGCGAAGGGTGCCGCGGCGCTGAAAGCGAAGCGCAAGGCGGAAGACGAGCTGAAGAAAGAGACATCGAAATAA